TCTCATGAAGATAAAAGAGTGGTATTTCCACATGGAAAGACGGAGAGTCCAATTTTAACCTAAAAAACGCCATTGATATCTGCAGACATCTTTCAGAACTTTTTCAACACCTGTTTTCTCTTCACCCTCCATTCGTCTCCCTTCTCTTTGCCACTCTCATCACCTTTCTCAAAGCTAACCCTAGTTAAAATTCTCTAAACCCAACCCACATGAATCCACATTACTTAACTATACCCTCACCCAGAAACCCTACCCTTGTTATTCTCTTTctatctttcaagatttttctTTATACCCACCACCCAAATCCATTGTTGTCGCTTTGTGAGATGATCATTAGGGTAATGTGAgtgttataataataaatattgggTGCTAAAGATCAAAgatgaagaaggagaaggaatgGAAGAAGCACAAATGTCAAGCGAATCAGGCTGTGTGATCATCAATTCCTCTtgctaaaaatagaaaaaagagaaagcccACTTCAAAAGAACCATGCCATAATTCATCCACCCACTTTCCTCCCAGCTTTCTCTTTAAACTCCCCATTTCTTGACTGCCGAGCGTCGATCACCGGTAGTGTTTTGATCTGAGCTGGCCTGTACATAGAGACACTGAAATCCAAACACACACAGCAGTCTGAGAAAGCAAAAAAAGGGAAAGGGAAGGAAAGGAAACGAAGGTTGGGAAGGCTAATGATGAAGGAACAAGCGGCGGTTCATGAGAAACCCGAGGCGCGTGCTTGGGTGGCAGGTGGAGATGGTGTTGCTGCGGAGGGGGACAAGGTCCGTGGAGGGTCGGATCGGAGCTGGGTTGGCCATGGTGGTGACCTTGTTTCTATGGTGGGTTTTGATgttaaaaggaagaaaagaatgCCAAGACAGAGGAGACAGTCTTCTTCCATCAACTACCTTTTCTCTTTTCCTAATACTGTTACTGTTTCTTCTTCTTGCTGTTCATCTTCTGCTGCTACCACTTCGCACGTGCCTTCCTCCTCCCCTCTGCACCACCTTCCCTCTTTCCCAACACGTGTGAgaactcttttttctttttcttttttgtaattttcaatttggtagcttttaatttaatatatgttcttatttttttgggggggcttattaattagtttctatttattaattaatttctctctATTTTCCCAACTAATCTctgttgtatttttatttttagagctTACTTTAATTCCAGTCATTATTAAAACTAATTtccttacttttttttattttttaaatatatagtttATACAAGTTCATAATAGATATTTATATGGAAGAATTCCAGAATTTtggaagatttttttttcttttttgaaaagaaaagagagaaaactctGTGCTTTGACCTTAGGAACTGAAATAGGAAAAAGTGAAAATGAAGAGAAGAACAAACTGCAAAGTGTTATTGCTTGATGGATTAAAACAAACTACACTATCTTTCtcaattacattatttatttgtttatcaaTACTTGATAAATTTTCTTCTCTGTTGCCGTTGCCAGGTAATCGATCAAAGAAGATTGAGTTTTCTCTTTCAAAAGGAACTTAAGAACAGTGATGTAAGCTCTCTCAAGAGGATGATACTCCCAAAGGTCTAATTCGAATTTGTATTAATTCTCTTTTGTCAAAGCTTGTGCTCTTTCTCTTCACATGTAATCAGCTTTAGTTATCTCCTTTGCAATGCACATTATGATTTTGTCTTCAGTTTCTTTAAATTTCTTCATGGAATCCTAATTATACGTTTCGCCATATGACACCGTTTTTCAGAAAGCTGCTGAGGCTCATCTCCCTATTCTTGAATCAAAAGAAGGTATTTTTATCAGCATGGATGACTTGGATGGTCTACATGTTTGGAGCTTCAAATACAGGTTTGAGTTCCTTTCTTCTTACTGTTCCTTTCATTCTTCTATATAATTTGCTCTCATAGAGATTCGAATTCAAGATCTCCCGATCTTAAAAACCGACTCCAATACCATCGAGTTAAAGCTCTATATGATTTGACTTACAATGAAGCTTTGTATTGTCTTTAGGTACTGGCCTAATAACAATAGCAGAATGTATGTACTTGAAAACACTGGTACAGCCATTTTTGTCTCTCAAAATTCTCCATTCCTCTGTttagttataaataaataagcatTTTCATATCGAATTTTATTAGGGGATTTTGTTAACACGCACGGATTACAACTAGGAGACTTCATCATGGTGTATAAAGATGATCAAAACCAGAATTATGTAAGTTTCTCTTCTTCATATGCTTGAGAATTTGTTAAGGTTTCTCTTAGTGATTTGTTTAAGAAACTCTCAGGTTATTCAAGCTAAGAAGGCTTCTGATGAAGATGTATATGGTAATATATCTACGACTGCTGTTAGCGACATGTCGCTTAACGATTACGATCAAGTTAACAAATGCAGCTCATTTTACATGAACTATCCAATGGTAGACAATACCGGGTTGTCGTTCATCTACGACACAACTACCAACTTCTCCGACGACTCACCACTTGATTTTTGGGGTGGATCACTGACTAACTATTCAAGAATGGGGCATATGGAAAATAGCTTTGGATCAGTGGAGAGCTTTTCGCTTGACGAGTTCAATTAGGTTTAGTTAATGTATATTATTAGGTAACTGAATTTTGTTAATCAAACTTGGCAGTGCACTGCCTGAAAGTAAAGCAGTGTAGTTTGTCTAAGTGCCTTATATAATGTAATAAAGAGCAGCAACTAGCATGCAAGTATAATGCTTGTCTTGAATTTACAATGTCCAACAATGCTTGCTTCTTTTGGTCTGATTTTGAGAATTTAACGTAATGAAATAAAtgcaataaatatattattaagatATAAAATGGAAACCAGTTATTAAAATCAACAAGCCCGTCTAGCTCAGTTGGTAGAGCGCAAGGCTCTTAACCTTGTGGTCGTGGGTTCGAGCCCCACGGTGGGCGTTGTTATCTTTTTTTTTGAGATCATTGAAATTTGGGGTTCGCTGGTTTTAATCTGGGGTTAATAACTGAAATTGGTTTTCATTGGTTTCTTCATTGTTttgatttcaatttaatttatttcatatttaaattcTTACAATAAATTTAAGTATATAATCTTTTAACTACAACGTgtgtatatataataaaagctttaacatattatattattaaaatataattgaaagcgacaaattaatttaatacgtttataacataaataaatgaatgataaaaaatatttttatttatatatatatatgtataataatatatagtaatttttttacatattattttttaatttaaatttatatataaattattattaaaaaattaaataaaatcattattttttaaaattttaagagtgTGAGTCACCCTTTTTGCACTCTATATaaacttatttaaatttttaataataattaaaaaataaaactttataattcgttaacaaaaataaaacaaagTAATTAAAGTGGCAGTTAGTTACAAGCTAACACtttttacataattatttaCACATACATCTTTAATTTCGAGTAGTATTATAATAATACTCTccacttatttaaaaaaagcaaataattttattattgtaattaATATAATAGTTCTAATATTAAAAACTTTATATATTATTCTATTGATAATGTGTGAAAATTGTTACTAGAGCTTAATCACTACTATCGAAGAATATAACAAGACCATCAAATAATCAGACCATGTGTATTTAGTATAAAAAAGTAGGACTAGACGAAATAATTTAGTGATTTAGCAAACAATCAGACGACCAGATAAATGtaattaatatagaaaaatacgactagatttaacttattttaaaagttaactttaaataaaaaaatatttaaaatcctTATAAGTAATTCGgtattctttattttaaatcgatataaaatttaacatattcTTACACATTTCGTATAATTATTTATCATCGACTAACATCtaattatattcttttatatttattactccTCGTCTAATTGTATGGTCGTCCACCAGTGCGCCGAGTTGTCTCATTTAGTCTTATCATTCTACAACTATGGCCAACCACATTATCTCCCAATTAAGAAATCTCTCTGTGTGTGTATATTAAGTTATAAATTAGGTTTTGATAGAGATGTGTAAAACATAGGAGGGAaaataaccaaaaaaaaaaaaaattaatattctattttttGGGTGGGTAGAGAAATTATAAAAgcacataaaataattttttttttgcgatattctcttcaatttttaaaaaataaaaatatggaaggaaaatatattttatatgtgaaaattataaaattacctttaggtctttttcattttcaaaaatatatatgataaattatcaatttatcataattttttttattatttatatattttctttaaataagaaaatcttATTTGATCATTATCTCATTTATTttgcatatatttaaaaaaaataaagagaaatatatttttttattattcattttctaTTTTACTTTCTCAATACAAAATTACAAACAGGCGTAAAGGGTTCCAATCCAATGTTCCATGATGGGAAGTGAATTTTCCACCCAAAGATGGGTTAAAAAGAAAGCGATGACATGGCCCAAGATTACTGGTCAAGAAAGAGGTGATATGGCACACGATTACTGGTTAAAAAAGATTAACTTTACCGTCCGAGAAAGTATTCACAGCAGTATATAAAGGCAGcagcaagaaaataaaaattaaaaaaaaaaaaaagaggggaAATTTCATCTCCTCCGTAACTACAAAGTGCAAGCCTCTCTCTGCGTGTCTCTCTGTGTGTGAGCTCCGAAATCAAAACTTGGAGTGTGAAAGAataggaggaggaagaggaggctAAGTATGGCGACAAGATACTGGGTGGTGTCCCTGCCGGTTCAAAACTCTGCTTCCACTTTATGGAATCGTTTACAAGAGCAAATCTCCAAGCATTCTTTTGATACTCCTCTCTACAGGGTTGCTTTTACTTCTCTTTTGCTCCTCCACTTTTCGTGATCTGACTTTATATTAATCAATATCAGTTTTTCTCTCTTGAtgttgatgatttttttttttgtttagttCAATATTCCTAATCTACGTGTTGGAACACTGGATTCTCTTCTCTCCCTCAGCGACGATCTCTTGAAGGTAATCCAATggtgatttgattcaattctcTTATTCGATCCGTACGATCAAAATTTTGCAATTTTCGTACCTTTTTCGGTGATTTCCAATGGAAGTTGGGAATGTGAAGATAAAAATTTTATCCGATACGGGTTTTTTTTTCCCCTGGATTTGCGATTTTTCGCATATTGATATCATTCTACTTGTGGAATCATTGCTTCTTCGCTTTTAGTTTCATATTGTCTGATTCAATTGAATGTACAGTCCAATAGCTTTATAGAAGGAGTCTCTCACAAGATCAGGAGACAGATCGAGGAATTGGAGAGGGTTTCTGGTGTGGAAAGCAGTGCTTTGACTGTAGATGGTGTACCTGTAGATTCGTATCTCACCAGGTATTACTTCATGATTACATGAAGTATTGATGTGTTTTTGAGCTTATAAATCTCTTATTTACCGTCTAGAATGGTAGGTTTATTTGGGACGAAGCCAAGTATCCAACCATGTCACCTCTTAAGGAAATTGTGGACAGCATTCATACGCAAGTGGCAAAGATTGAGGATGATCTCAAGGTGATGATTAATTTAGATAGTAGGATTTGATTTACTTTAATTGCAAGTTTCAAAGTATCCTGATGTGAGAAAACTCTACGTAGAGAACAATGTTAGTAAGGCTAGATGTGAGGGAGAGCTCTTTTGAAATGAGGCACCGtagctaaaattttatatatatattatatatatatacacacacacatacatacatacacataGTTTTGACATGAAAAATATCATACTTTTAACTAGTTTTATAACATAAACAAGACAACATCCATCtataataaaaatagagaaGCAAAAAAACAAGGCGCTGCTATTGTAAAGAATAGCAGCTGCTGCCTACCATAGTGCCATTCTGGAAGGAAAGGAGAGAATGGAAGAAGAAAGTAGAGGAGAGAATAGAAGAAGAgaggaaaatatatataaaaaaaagataaaaataaaaccaaTTTCCTCTGCTGCTGCAtcaggaagaaaaagagaggaatagagaagagaggaagaaggagaagatgggAGAAAGAGGGAGAAAAAAGACATACCTGGCTGTTGTTATGAGCAAGCATCTTCTTTGGCTGCTGGCTGGTGCTTGAGAGAGTTTGAAAGAGGCTAGGGATTCTATTTGGCGTATTaagaccttttttttttatataaaaaaaattgtcattTCTGCAGGGAGGCAGCGCCTCTGTGGCCTGGTGCTTGCCTCCTGGCACCTTGGAGGTCTAAGGTGAGTGCCTCTTAGAATGGCACCTTGCCAGAGCCAGGCAGGGAGAGGGGTTGCCGCTTCACCTCACCTACTCTCACCTGGAGCCTTTTGGGGCCTTTTATAATACTGGTAGAGAGAGATACAGATTATGCCTGCTGATTTACTTTTAATATGGCATCTTGGGAGTGAAATATTGGTAGACTTGTTTCTTTGGTTTTGTTTTCCATAGTCAATTGCTACTTTAGGATTTGTTTGGCATTAGGTGAGAAAGACACTTACTTAAGTTTATTAGCTAGAGAGAGTTAAATTTGGCATGTTTTAGTCATACAAACTTTAAACCAATTAAACTTTTTCCAACAGCTAAAATGTGATTTTTCTAGGAAGTGTTTTTTGGTTCTCCCAACCTCAACCCCAAATGGGGCTTAACACTGCAACAACAACCTGGATTTATGAACTTATGGAAAATTTTGACATTTATGAGTCTAGTTTCAATAACCATTAtttcatgtatttatttttgaaaataagtcTAATTAAGCCCTTGTACTTTTTCTCAAGAGCCAAATAAGACCAATTCAAAATTTTGGACCAATTAAATCCCTTTACTTTGGATAAGTGCCAAATAAgtcttaatataatataatgttttttaataataaaatattatttttataatttaaaaaaatcaaaatttagtattttaattaccataaaaatttaaaaaaatatatagatataatgaataatttttaaaattacaaaaatgaagttttatcatataaaaatatatttttattattaaaaaataatattatattatatgagGGCTTATTTGACTCTTGAGTAACAGTACAGGTGCTTAATTGACCTAAATTAAATTAGCTTATTTGGCCCTTGAGTAAAAGTATAAGGTCTTAATTAAACTTGTATCCATTTATTTTTTGCATTTTTCCAGATTCCAGCCCAATTGAATTGTAAGTTTGTAACTGATGCTGTTAATATTGTttcattttatttgttttcataTCAAGAGTCTGACAATTTTCTATTAATATGATATGCTgttagatattttttaattatatttaaatgatCATGAGTGGCCATCAGCCTTAGTTTTGGATTCCTTTCTACATTGACTGTGAAAGACTAGcattttattgattatttcCCAAGAAATAAAACTGGCAACAGCTATGAGGTGTAAATGTGGGTGCTGTGATATGATTCATGCTTATAGGATCTGAAGTTTGGGCCTTTAAGCTTTGTGTTTTCCATTAGGTTCGTGTTGCTGAGTATAACAATGTGCGCAGTCAACTCAATGCCATTAATCGGAAGCAAAGTGGAAGGTACGAGTATCTGCTTGAGAATCATGGTACATGGAAGTCCTTTATTCTTATTCCTGGTGTGACTGGTGGTGTTTGTCCATTTCAGCTTAGCTGTTCGTGATCTTTCCAATTTGGTAAAGCCAGAGGATATTATTTCCTCTGAACATCTTGTGACCCTTCTTGCAGTTGTTCCCAAGTACTCACAGAAAGATTGGTTGGCTAGTTATGAAACATTGACTAGCTATGTGGTAAGATTTGTTTATGTTGGCTTGTAAAGTCTTGAACCAATTTGCTACTCTCATGGTTGTTAACTTGTAATCAATAGTAGCATTAGTTACTTCAATTCTTCAGTTTACCCCAATGTACCACTGCTATTTGAAGATACTTGGACATGGGTATGAAACTTTTactatttgatttcaaattaGTGGGAAAGTCGATTAAATTTTGGGAAAATAGGAAAACCCAACACCTGACATATCTGTATTACATGTACCTGAAGCCATGTGTTATACTCTTCCTGTTTTTTTTTACCTGTCATTAAGGTTTTTGCACACAAATTAAGGAGAGGAATAAATATactaaattttaacaaaaatagAGTTTAAAAAGACTATATTACCCTTCAATTCAAATGCCTATACAAATAGGATCAacctaattaatattttagaaaTACTCCACTTATTGAAGGGTAAATCaggaaagaaaatatttaatgaagtattggaaccataaaaacaacacttatttaaaaaaaaaaaggtcctAAAATGACAAATTAAAGAATACAGAGGGAGTAACTTAGTGGGATACTTGCACCTTGGAGCACGCTGCCTTAGTTTTACTTAAATTTACTATCTTCAGCTTAAATGTTTACTATTATAGTTTTTCTACTCAAGTTTGATTTGTCTGGCTTGGCTCTTACAGGTTCCCAGGTCCTCCAAGAAGTTACACGAGGATAATGAATATGCTCTTTACACGGTAACACTATTTCGCCGTGTTGCAGACAACTTTAGAACAAGTGCACGTGATAAAGGTTTTCAAGTGAGTATATTTTTAGCTTTCCACATTTGCTTTAGCTGTGATATGTGTAAACGAATAGTGCCATCTCATGTTTAATACCAGTGAACTGATGAAGTATGCTAGTAGCTGGCATCTTCATTTGAAAAGTCAGCATAAGTAAATGCTTAAATATTTTATGCTAAATAATTCAGTTGCTGGGAGacatctaatttattttttatctgttTATACATTGTTTTAGATTCGTGATTTTGAATATAGTCCAGAAGCACAAGAGAGTAGGAAGCAAGAGTTGGAAAAGTTGGTGCAAGACCAAGAAAGCTTTAGAAGCTCTCTTTTGCAATGGAGCTATACCAGTTATGGAGAGGTaatttcctttggtttcctttttCTTTGATAGAGTAAGATGTGAATTTGGATTAAACTGCCTTTGTATGTTTTTTTGGGGAATAAAGGTCTTATGAATTTAAGGATTTTAGGATTTAAACTTATAAAGAAATGTGTTGTTGAATTTGTAAATTGGGGTTGATGTTTAAAGGAAATAGACTGGTAATAGAGTTGCTTTGAATTACAGGTCTGCTTTGCTTGAGCATGAAAATGTAGTTTTGGATCTGATTTGATAAATTATTGATCATTAAAGTAAAATATGATTGGAGCTAATTGTTTCTATGTTGGAGTGGTTTTGCATTTTTGAGGGATATTCTCGCATATGAATCACTCTGAGTTTATAAAATAAGGGAGTGGCTGGAAATGCTTACCTAAATTCTTCTATCTCTGCTGCATGAGTAATATTGTTAATTCAGAATTTCTCAACACCATCCAGGGTGGGCTTTCATGTATGGCATGGGTTGTAACTTAGCATTTGATGGTTCTGACAAAGCATCCTCTAACAAGAAGCATACATGGTATTAACCAAGATGCCAGAGTTTGGGAGGGTTTTACtattttcattgatgatattaGAACTATGGCTCATGTACATTCTAAACCCCCAGCTTAGCAGAAAAAGTACAGTAGGATCATACTTGATCAGTTTCATGAGCTTTTAACTGTTGTTTGTTTTGTCAGTAGATATTCACCATGCCAACCTGATAGCAACCAAGATCTACACATCTTCAGGAATGAGATTCTGTTTGTGTTGGTAACATCATGTCTTAGCTGCCTCTTTGGGTTTCAGAAATCATGACATTATTTTTCTGGACACTTCTCCATAGTTTCATATGACTGGGTCCTCTGGCTTTAAGAGCCATATCTATTTATCCAACTAAATAAGCCAGGATATGGCATTCAGAATTGCTGATATCATTGTTACCGGTTTTATGACTTCGCATTCTTGACAGGATATGTAAAATTGTTAATTTCATTGCTGTTGCTGCAGTTCTCTTCTGACTGGTTGGATTTGTCTTATGCAGGTTTTCAGCTCCTGGATGCATTTTTGTGCAGTACGAATTTTTTCAGAGAGTATTCTAAGATATGGATTGCCACCATCTTTCTTGGTAAAAGCGCtatttatattgtaattttcCATGATCGTCCAACTAAGCATTTGTTCTTTACCAAGCATTGGTTATTGGAATCGTTTCAGGCTTGTGTTTTAGCTCCTTCAGTTAAAGGTGAGAAGAAAGTGCGTTCAATCCTTGAAGGATTGTGTGACAGTGCAAACAGGCAAGTTGTTATatgctttaaaattttttgtatcGCACATAGCAGAAGAACTTGAAATAGTTGCAAAGAGTACTTGAGGTTGATTGATTGTTCGTGTGACTCAATGCACTTCTTTTATGCACAAAGAGGTTTCAGACTGGATAATAATCAAACTATATTGCTATGCATGGGGAAGAATGTTCGGAGTGTTTTGTGAACATTCTTCATCATGTTCTAAGAAGAATGCCTTCAGAGTCATTTATAGCTTTTTCTGATATTCAACTTGCTTTGTTTTTAAGAGATTCCCAGAGTAAGATTCTGCGTCTATAAGGAGATATGTAAAAGAAATCTTCAAATTCAAGAACAACATGGATTTTAGAAAATGATAGGGTAATAGATCCAGCGCTCAAAAATGGCCGggaatatttgcttagatggatAGAGACAAAAACATCTTGTGTGGCTGTTTCAGCTGTGGGAATAGCAACCTTCAaatttttgtctttttcttctcttttgtttTCCTAATATTTATGTCGTTTGAATAGATCCCGCATTttccattgatttttttttttggttccaAGAAGCATCAATCTAGCTTCCTGCATGTACTTTCTTTGATGTTCGTGAGAAACATGTAATTGAATTATTCATGTGCTTGCTT
This sequence is a window from Manihot esculenta cultivar AM560-2 chromosome 4, M.esculenta_v8, whole genome shotgun sequence. Protein-coding genes within it:
- the LOC110614092 gene encoding B3 domain-containing transcription factor FUS3 isoform X2 encodes the protein MMKEQAAVHEKPEARAWVAGGDGVAAEGDKVRGGSDRSWVGHGGDLVSMVGFDVKRKKRMPRQRRQSSSINYLFSFPNTVTVSSSCCSSSAATTSHVPSSSPLHHLPSFPTRVIDQRRLSFLFQKELKNSDKAAEAHLPILESKEGIFISMDDLDGLHVWSFKYRYWPNNNSRMYVLENTGDFVNTHGLQLGDFIMVYKDDQNQNYVIQAKKASDEDVYGNISTTAVSDMSLNDYDQVNKCSSFYMNYPMVDNTGLSFIYDTTTNFSDDSPLDFWGGSLTNYSRMGHMENSFGSVESFSLDEFN
- the LOC110614092 gene encoding B3 domain-containing transcription factor FUS3 isoform X1 gives rise to the protein MMKEQAAVHEKPEARAWVAGGDGVAAEGDKVRGGSDRSWVGHGGDLVSMVGFDVKRKKRMPRQRRQSSSINYLFSFPNTVTVSSSCCSSSAATTSHVPSSSPLHHLPSFPTRVIDQRRLSFLFQKELKNSDVSSLKRMILPKKAAEAHLPILESKEGIFISMDDLDGLHVWSFKYRYWPNNNSRMYVLENTGDFVNTHGLQLGDFIMVYKDDQNQNYVIQAKKASDEDVYGNISTTAVSDMSLNDYDQVNKCSSFYMNYPMVDNTGLSFIYDTTTNFSDDSPLDFWGGSLTNYSRMGHMENSFGSVESFSLDEFN
- the LOC110613769 gene encoding V-type proton ATPase subunit C, with protein sequence MATRYWVVSLPVQNSASTLWNRLQEQISKHSFDTPLYRFNIPNLRVGTLDSLLSLSDDLLKSNSFIEGVSHKIRRQIEELERVSGVESSALTVDGVPVDSYLTRFIWDEAKYPTMSPLKEIVDSIHTQVAKIEDDLKVRVAEYNNVRSQLNAINRKQSGSLAVRDLSNLVKPEDIISSEHLVTLLAVVPKYSQKDWLASYETLTSYVVPRSSKKLHEDNEYALYTVTLFRRVADNFRTSARDKGFQIRDFEYSPEAQESRKQELEKLVQDQESFRSSLLQWSYTSYGEVFSSWMHFCAVRIFSESILRYGLPPSFLACVLAPSVKGEKKVRSILEGLCDSANSSFWKSEDEVGGGMAALGGDADAHPYVSFTINLV